The sequence below is a genomic window from Photobacterium atrarenae.
GTCAGGGAGATCATCGGCAGCCAGGATCGCTTCCAGGCTGGGGTAGTGGCTGAGGAGCTCAACTGCCGCCTTGGGGCCGATGCCGGGTACGCCGGGAATTTTGCTGGAGCTGATCCCGGCCAGGCCCCAGTAATCGCTCAGCTGCTCAGGACGCACCCCGAACTCTTTTTCGATATACGGACTGTCGAGCCAGCGTTGCTGGAAATAATCGCGGATCCGCAAGGTCGGACGCAGGAGCTGGCAGTAGCCTTTGTCGGTCGAGACGATGGTGACCTGCTGGCCGTGATCGGCCACTTTCAGGGCCAAAGTGGCGATCAGGTCGTCGGCCTCATCCCCGTCGGAGAGCAATGAGTCAACGCCCATTGCCATAAAGGCGTCTTGAATGAGATCCATCCCGGCCAACAGTTCAGGCGGCATCGGCTTGCGGCCTTCTTTGTAGCGCGGCAGCAACTCGGCCCGCCAGCCCCGATCCTCTCCCAAGTGATCAAACACGGCGACGATATGGGTCGGCTCACTGACGGCGATGATTTTAGTCAGGGCTTGGCAGCAAACCCGGGCGGTATTCTGGACATCCGGCTCACCCGGTTGGGCGGCATGGACGCGGCGGATCAGGTTCAGGGCATCAATGATGACAAGATGGATAGACATAGAACTTCAGATAATGAAAAGGGCCGACTCAGGCCCTTTATTGTACATCTGTGCGTGAAGCTGTCACCCCCGGTCGGGGAGCTGGGGTCATTTCCCACCTATTTCCCGCCTATCGGGGTGGTGAGGATTTCGTAACAGGGCTCGTAATGAGAGCCGGGCAGTTTCATCCGCTGTTGCTCGACAAAACTTCTGAGCAATTTGTCCATTCGTTTCATCAACGCTAAGTCGCCGTTGATTTGGAACGGCCCCTTGCGCTCGATGAGTTTTATCCCTTCTTCCTTCACATTCCCAGCGACAATCCCGGAAAAGGCCCGGCGCAGGCTGGCTGCCAGGTGCTCCGGCCGCTGATTCATATGGAGATCCAGGCCGGCCATGGTTTCGTGGTTGGGCTCAAACGGTAGCTGGAACTCCGGCGGAATTTTCAGCGACCAGTTGTAGCTGTAGGCATCCCCGGTGGCCTGGCGGTGTTCTTTGATGATCGGCATCGCCGATTTCATGATCCGGGCGACCTCGACCGGGTCATCGATGACGATTTCGTAATGGCGGGTGGCATCTTCCCCCAAAGTGTCGCGGATAAAACTGTCGAGTGTGCGGAAATATGGCTCGCTCTCGCGTGGCCCGGTTAGCACGACCGGCAGCGGCTGATCGGCGTTTTCCGGTTCCATCAGGATCCCGAGGATGTACAACAACTCTTCGGCTGTCCCGGCCCCGCCGGGGAAAATCACAATACCGTGACCGGAACGCACGAAGGCTTCAAGGCGTTTCTCGATATCCGGCAGGATCACCAGTTCGTTGACAATCGGGTTCGGCGGCTCGGCTGCAATAATGGACGGTTCGGTCAAGCCGATGAAGCGGCTGTGTTGGAATCGTTGCTGGGCGTGGCCGATGGCGGCGCCTTTCATCGGCCCTTCCATCGCACCCGGCCCGCACCCGGTACAGATGTTGAGCTCGCGCAGGCCCAGTTCATGACCGACTTCCCGGGTGTACTGATATTCCACCGGATTGATCGAGTGGCCGCCCCAGCAGACCACGACGTTGGGTTCATGGCCGGGGCGAACCACTCGGGCGTTGCGCAGGATACTGAAGACAAAGTTGGTGATATGCGGGGCACTGGTCAGGTTGATGTCTCGGCGTTGCTCGAGATGCATATTGACGTAAATAATATCGCGTAGGACGGCGAACATGTGCTCCTGGATCCCGCGAATGATTTTGCCGTCGACAAAGGCGTGCTCTGGCGGGTTCATCAGCTCCAGTTTGATCCCGCGCTCGCGCCGCAGCACGTTGACGTCAAAACTTTTGTGTTTTTCCAGCAGCTCTTTGGAGTTGTCGGTGTGGCTGCCGGAGTTGAGCACCGCCAGTGAGCAATTGCGGTACAGGCGGTACAAATCGCTGGATGCTGTTGCTTTGAGCAGGTCAACTTCCAGTTGTGACAGCAAATCCATCGCGCCAACAG
It includes:
- the xni gene encoding flap endonuclease Xni, which encodes MSIHLVIIDALNLIRRVHAAQPGEPDVQNTARVCCQALTKIIAVSEPTHIVAVFDHLGEDRGWRAELLPRYKEGRKPMPPELLAGMDLIQDAFMAMGVDSLLSDGDEADDLIATLALKVADHGQQVTIVSTDKGYCQLLRPTLRIRDYFQQRWLDSPYIEKEFGVRPEQLSDYWGLAGISSSKIPGVPGIGPKAAVELLSHYPSLEAILAADDLPDKWHKKIDPYREQATHCKQVAALKTDLQLGFNLQDIRFRQAVTSEEPNA
- the ppnN gene encoding nucleotide 5'-monophosphate nucleosidase PpnN: MITHISPVGAMDLLSQLEVDLLKATASSDLYRLYRNCSLAVLNSGSHTDNSKELLEKHKSFDVNVLRRERGIKLELMNPPEHAFVDGKIIRGIQEHMFAVLRDIIYVNMHLEQRRDINLTSAPHITNFVFSILRNARVVRPGHEPNVVVCWGGHSINPVEYQYTREVGHELGLRELNICTGCGPGAMEGPMKGAAIGHAQQRFQHSRFIGLTEPSIIAAEPPNPIVNELVILPDIEKRLEAFVRSGHGIVIFPGGAGTAEELLYILGILMEPENADQPLPVVLTGPRESEPYFRTLDSFIRDTLGEDATRHYEIVIDDPVEVARIMKSAMPIIKEHRQATGDAYSYNWSLKIPPEFQLPFEPNHETMAGLDLHMNQRPEHLAASLRRAFSGIVAGNVKEEGIKLIERKGPFQINGDLALMKRMDKLLRSFVEQQRMKLPGSHYEPCYEILTTPIGGK